One Gordonia mangrovi genomic region harbors:
- the zomB gene encoding flagellar motor control protein ZomB: MRSPDLGSSTVDSTGAGTDDARTEPIAVADSGRGPRTWGARQWVPVISFLIGTVTVTTLFTIGVWQRRWIADDGLIVLRTLRNLFAGNGPVFNAGERVEANTSTAWTYVLWFWAWVTDGQLEYVALWVALVLSVAAIPIAMYGTARLHRTRLGGLTGDGWTLLLPFGVIAYVALPPARDFATSGLENGLCIFWVAVLWCQLVAWSRRPAIDPSGWQRAATLTLAFTAGLAPLIRPELTILGALVLLLVILAPTSWPMRIGMILVAAVLPVGYQVFRMGYYALLVPNPAVAKDASGAKWHQGLLYLANLFGPYALLLPVILVIVTGIILVGGRRLAGEKGEPDPSEPERSEPVRLTCRQRVAGWSAALQSPTAVTVTVLLAGLIGGIYWIRQGGDFMHGRVLLVPLFTLLLPLMVVPVTIPAHLRAAFTSTADAAARRRTRVQLAGSVVMGAFWVTIVAWAAVCSHNVLPNAGTDIGRSGIVDERRFYVTNMGNENPVTAEDYLDYPRMGAMAEWIERYHDEGGVILPSFNYDEWYIAKLPGNIAPEDRKLTVYFLNLGMTSMNAPLDVRVIDQMGLAYPLAAHTERLEDGRIGHDKVLPSEWVVAEAGAYPRKPVLPGYLDEDVVAQAQVALKCPQTQDRFDSYEATWTFERFKRNLKESFEFTDYRIEREPEYEIQRCGLQMPPRIHPR, from the coding sequence ATGCGGTCTCCTGACCTGGGGTCTTCAACAGTCGACAGCACTGGGGCCGGCACCGACGACGCCCGCACCGAGCCGATCGCCGTCGCCGATTCCGGCCGTGGACCGCGCACCTGGGGTGCCCGACAGTGGGTGCCCGTCATCAGTTTCCTGATCGGCACGGTCACGGTCACCACCCTGTTCACCATCGGTGTGTGGCAGCGCCGGTGGATCGCCGACGACGGACTGATCGTGCTGCGGACACTGCGCAACCTCTTCGCCGGCAACGGCCCGGTGTTCAACGCCGGCGAGCGGGTCGAGGCCAACACCTCGACCGCCTGGACCTACGTGCTGTGGTTCTGGGCCTGGGTCACCGACGGTCAGCTCGAGTACGTGGCCCTGTGGGTGGCGCTGGTGCTGTCGGTCGCGGCGATCCCGATCGCGATGTACGGCACCGCGCGGCTCCACCGCACCCGACTCGGCGGCCTGACCGGGGACGGTTGGACGCTGTTGCTGCCGTTCGGTGTGATCGCCTACGTCGCGTTGCCGCCCGCACGGGACTTCGCGACCAGCGGCCTGGAGAACGGGCTGTGCATCTTCTGGGTCGCGGTCCTGTGGTGTCAGCTGGTCGCCTGGAGCCGACGGCCGGCCATCGATCCGTCGGGGTGGCAGCGGGCCGCGACGCTGACGCTGGCATTCACCGCCGGACTGGCGCCGCTGATCCGGCCCGAGCTGACCATCCTCGGCGCGCTGGTCCTGCTGCTGGTGATCCTCGCACCCACCTCATGGCCCATGCGGATCGGCATGATCCTGGTCGCCGCGGTGCTGCCGGTGGGATATCAGGTCTTCCGGATGGGGTACTACGCGCTGCTGGTGCCCAATCCCGCGGTGGCCAAGGACGCCAGCGGCGCCAAGTGGCATCAGGGCCTGCTCTATCTGGCCAACCTGTTCGGGCCCTACGCCCTGCTGCTGCCGGTGATCCTGGTGATCGTGACGGGCATCATCCTGGTGGGTGGACGCCGCCTCGCCGGTGAGAAGGGCGAACCCGATCCGTCCGAACCCGAGCGGTCCGAGCCTGTCCGGCTGACCTGTCGGCAGCGGGTGGCCGGGTGGTCGGCGGCTCTGCAGAGTCCCACGGCGGTGACCGTCACGGTGCTGCTGGCCGGGTTGATCGGCGGTATCTACTGGATCCGGCAGGGCGGCGACTTCATGCACGGCCGTGTGCTGCTGGTCCCGTTGTTCACGTTGTTGCTGCCGCTGATGGTGGTGCCGGTGACCATTCCGGCCCACCTGCGAGCGGCGTTCACATCGACTGCCGACGCCGCCGCGCGGCGCCGCACGCGGGTGCAGCTCGCCGGATCGGTGGTCATGGGTGCCTTCTGGGTGACCATCGTCGCGTGGGCCGCGGTGTGCAGCCACAACGTACTCCCCAATGCCGGCACCGACATCGGTCGCAGCGGCATCGTCGACGAGCGTCGCTTCTACGTCACCAACATGGGCAACGAGAACCCGGTGACCGCCGAGGACTACCTCGACTATCCCCGCATGGGTGCGATGGCCGAATGGATCGAGCGTTATCACGACGAAGGCGGCGTGATCCTGCCGTCGTTCAACTATGACGAGTGGTACATCGCGAAGCTGCCCGGCAACATCGCACCCGAGGACCGCAAGCTCACCGTCTACTTCCTCAACCTGGGGATGACGAGTATGAACGCCCCGCTCGACGTCCGCGTCATCGATCAGATGGGTCTGGCCTATCCGCTCGCCGCGCACACCGAACGCCTCGAGGACGGACGCATCGGGCACGACAAGGTGTTGCCGTCGGAATGGGTGGTCGCCGAGGCCGGGGCGTACCCGCGCAAGCCGGTCCTGCCCGGGTATCTGGACGAGGACGTGGTGGCGCAGGCGCAGGTGGCGCTGAAGTGCCCGCAGACCCAGGACCGCTTCGACTCGTATGAGGCGACGTGGACGTTCGAACGGTTCAAACGCAACCTCAAGGAGTCGTTCGAGTTCACCGACTATCGGATCGAACGCGAACCCGAATACGAGATCCAGCGGTGCGGTCTGCAGATGCCGCCCCGGATTCATCCACGCTGA
- a CDS encoding glycosyltransferase, with the protein MTVTPVNQTDIPEAGAGPSKATALLQRVIFPRPGEPIDVRSLYLVESPNNARRAHAPSRTSVSLATESEVSFETYFNAFAAAYWRRWSVLTSVVLRVEVVGTCRVDLYRSKIDGSRIGIGGDLIATDENGRGVAEFELDLGPFEDGGWIWFDITTDTDTEIVAAGWYSPIEASTGDETKRVTIGIPTFNRPTDAVNALAALTSDPLVDEVIDAVMMPDQGNKKVVDEPGYTEASAALGDRLHIFDQPNLGGSGGYARIMYEALRRTDSPYILYMDDDIMIEPDSILRALAMSRFAKSPMLVGGQMLNLQDRSHLHCMGEVINREKFMWTAAPFVSYDHNFAKYPLRDRENSKNLHRRIDVEGNGWWMCMIPRQCAEEIGLPMPLFIKWDDWEFALRAAKAGYPTATVPGIAIWHMAWSDKDDAIDWQAYFHLRNRLVVASLTKDGPIDGIVKSMVKATAKHLLCLEYSTVAIQNEAIRDFLAGPDHIRSLLPTALPKIAAMRKQYPDAVVLPSATELPRTSGQATHLGTNIPEGKVAKLKSLTAALVRNAKPADPRHHEVPQANFPPIEARWFSLGRVDGVTVTTADGRGVVYRKRDRDKMIALAKESAALVRELKDRFPAMREDYRAKHAELTSQESWARVFGID; encoded by the coding sequence ATGACAGTGACCCCTGTGAACCAGACCGACATTCCCGAGGCAGGTGCCGGTCCGTCGAAGGCGACCGCGCTGTTGCAGCGCGTCATCTTCCCGCGGCCGGGCGAGCCGATCGATGTGCGGTCGCTGTACCTCGTCGAATCGCCGAACAACGCAAGGCGCGCGCACGCGCCGAGTCGGACGTCGGTGTCGCTCGCTACCGAGTCCGAGGTGAGCTTCGAGACCTATTTCAACGCCTTCGCCGCCGCCTACTGGCGCCGCTGGAGCGTGCTCACGTCGGTCGTGCTGCGCGTCGAGGTGGTCGGCACCTGCCGGGTGGATCTGTACCGCTCGAAGATCGACGGCTCGCGCATCGGTATCGGCGGCGACCTGATCGCCACCGACGAGAACGGCCGCGGTGTGGCCGAATTCGAGCTCGACCTCGGCCCGTTCGAAGACGGCGGCTGGATCTGGTTCGACATCACCACCGACACCGACACCGAGATCGTGGCGGCCGGTTGGTATTCGCCGATCGAGGCATCGACCGGCGACGAGACCAAACGCGTCACCATCGGCATCCCGACCTTCAACCGGCCGACCGATGCGGTCAACGCACTGGCCGCGCTCACCTCGGATCCGTTGGTGGACGAGGTGATCGACGCCGTCATGATGCCCGATCAGGGCAACAAGAAGGTGGTCGACGAACCCGGCTACACCGAGGCGTCCGCCGCACTCGGCGACCGGCTGCACATCTTCGATCAGCCGAACCTCGGCGGCTCCGGCGGGTACGCCCGGATCATGTACGAGGCGTTGCGTCGCACCGACTCTCCCTACATCCTCTACATGGATGACGACATCATGATCGAGCCCGACTCGATCCTGCGGGCGCTGGCCATGTCGCGATTCGCCAAGTCTCCCATGCTCGTCGGTGGGCAGATGCTCAACCTGCAGGACCGCAGCCATCTGCACTGCATGGGCGAGGTCATCAACCGTGAGAAGTTCATGTGGACCGCCGCGCCGTTCGTCTCCTACGACCACAACTTCGCGAAGTACCCGCTGCGCGACCGGGAGAACTCCAAGAACCTGCACCGACGCATCGACGTCGAGGGCAACGGGTGGTGGATGTGCATGATCCCGCGGCAGTGCGCCGAGGAGATCGGCCTGCCGATGCCGCTGTTCATCAAGTGGGACGACTGGGAGTTCGCGCTGCGTGCCGCCAAGGCCGGCTACCCAACCGCGACGGTGCCCGGGATCGCGATCTGGCACATGGCGTGGAGCGACAAGGACGACGCCATCGACTGGCAGGCCTATTTCCACCTGCGTAACCGACTGGTGGTTGCGTCGCTGACCAAGGACGGCCCGATCGACGGCATCGTCAAGTCGATGGTCAAGGCGACGGCAAAACACCTTCTCTGCCTGGAGTACTCGACGGTGGCGATCCAGAACGAGGCCATCCGCGACTTCCTGGCCGGGCCGGATCACATCCGCAGCTTGTTGCCGACCGCGCTGCCGAAGATCGCCGCGATGCGCAAGCAGTACCCCGACGCGGTCGTGTTGCCGTCGGCCACCGAGCTGCCCCGCACCAGCGGTCAGGCCACCCATCTGGGCACCAACATCCCCGAGGGCAAGGTCGCCAAACTGAAGTCGCTGACCGCCGCATTGGTCCGCAACGCCAAGCCGGCCGACCCGCGCCATCACGAGGTGCCGCAGGCCAACTTCCCGCCGATCGAGGCGCGCTGGTTCAGTCTGGGACGCGTCGACGGCGTCACCGTGACCACCGCCGACGGCCGCGGGGTGGTCTACCGCAAACGTGACCGCGACAAGATGATCGCGCTGGCCAAGGAGTCGGCGGCACTCGTGCGCGAACTCAAGGACCGCTTCCCGGCGATGCGCGAGGACTACCGGGCCAAACATGCAGAACTGACGAGTCAGGAGAGTTGGGCGCGTGTCTTCGGAATCGACTGA
- a CDS encoding DUF732 domain-containing protein — MTRKFLQLAMVAAGLALTVGSVSACADDSTATAPITSNPVTTTSMYSTTPSSSAVASAEPSPSATAEPDDTGEPTREDSAGTALPATAPNPSTGVPQSFPGPGGQEIGPKGQAYLAALKEQNVTFMGDTDNSVALTMAEYVCNERKKGTDPVTVKAFVTASVGPGTDTVVEANAKADKVIKAADENYC, encoded by the coding sequence ATGACCCGAAAGTTTCTGCAACTCGCGATGGTCGCGGCGGGACTCGCGCTGACCGTGGGTTCGGTGTCGGCGTGCGCCGATGACTCGACGGCAACGGCCCCGATCACGAGCAACCCGGTGACGACCACCTCGATGTACTCGACGACGCCGTCGTCGTCGGCGGTCGCGTCGGCAGAACCCTCGCCCAGCGCCACTGCAGAACCCGACGACACCGGCGAACCGACTCGTGAGGACTCGGCCGGAACGGCGCTGCCGGCCACGGCGCCCAACCCGAGCACCGGCGTGCCGCAGAGCTTCCCCGGACCGGGCGGCCAGGAGATCGGACCGAAGGGGCAGGCCTACCTGGCGGCGCTGAAGGAGCAGAACGTCACCTTCATGGGCGACACCGACAACTCGGTGGCGCTCACGATGGCCGAATACGTGTGCAACGAACGCAAGAAGGGCACCGACCCGGTCACGGTGAAGGCGTTCGTCACCGCGTCGGTCGGCCCGGGCACAGATACCGTCGTGGAAGCCAATGCGAAGGCCGACAAGGTCATCAAGGCAGCCGACGAGAACTACTGCTGA
- a CDS encoding alpha/beta hydrolase-fold protein: protein MVLAAPTIPAGAVPAPEPGAPAVQPPAPAPESAAPAPQAPAPAPVAATRPARVTNTFWYTDRRVALWVDSPAMGTNIQVQLLLARDWWAKPKEKFPQLITLDGLRAQEDQSGWIINTSIEDFYRDKNVNVVLPIGGESSFYTNWKEPDKGKNYQWETFLQSELPPILESDWRSTDVRGIQGLSMGGSAAMMLAARNPGFYKYAASYSGILQLTSYGMPQAIQFALRDGGGYDSMKMFGPPSDPAWQEHDPYLLAENLRGTSLYVSSGNGLVGPHDKPSDIPLLATNYSGVGLEILSRVTSQQFAIKLNQLGIPGQAVYRPSGTHTWPYWQFEMQQSWPQAAGALGLMNDHPACKVGFPKAYEANKELLGECLTPVYGVPGGKAQDFRGGRIITGPKGPKMVGGGIGGEYVAAGGPGGKLGLPTSDEMPTRDGKGRLNTFEHGRIVWTAKDGAKVTK, encoded by the coding sequence ATGGTTCTGGCCGCCCCCACCATCCCGGCCGGCGCGGTGCCGGCTCCCGAACCCGGAGCGCCTGCGGTACAGCCGCCGGCCCCGGCTCCCGAGTCGGCCGCGCCTGCCCCGCAGGCGCCGGCACCCGCCCCGGTGGCCGCGACCCGACCGGCGCGGGTCACCAACACCTTCTGGTACACCGACCGCCGAGTCGCGTTGTGGGTGGATTCACCGGCGATGGGTACCAACATCCAGGTGCAGCTGCTGCTCGCCCGCGACTGGTGGGCCAAGCCGAAGGAGAAGTTCCCACAGCTGATCACCCTCGACGGCCTGCGGGCGCAGGAGGACCAGAGCGGCTGGATCATCAACACGAGCATCGAGGACTTCTACCGCGACAAGAACGTCAACGTGGTCCTGCCCATCGGTGGTGAGTCCAGCTTCTACACCAACTGGAAAGAACCCGACAAGGGCAAGAACTATCAGTGGGAGACCTTCCTGCAGTCCGAACTCCCGCCGATCCTCGAGAGCGACTGGCGTTCCACCGACGTCCGGGGCATCCAGGGGCTGTCGATGGGTGGCTCGGCGGCGATGATGCTGGCCGCTCGTAACCCCGGCTTCTACAAGTACGCCGCGTCCTATTCGGGCATCCTGCAGCTGACCTCCTACGGCATGCCGCAGGCGATCCAGTTCGCACTGCGCGACGGCGGCGGCTACGACTCGATGAAGATGTTCGGTCCGCCCAGCGACCCGGCATGGCAGGAACACGACCCCTACCTGCTGGCCGAGAACCTGCGCGGCACCAGCCTGTACGTGTCCTCGGGCAACGGTCTGGTCGGTCCGCACGACAAGCCGTCGGACATCCCCCTGCTGGCCACCAATTACTCCGGAGTCGGCCTGGAGATCCTCAGCCGGGTGACCTCACAGCAGTTCGCGATCAAGCTCAACCAGTTGGGCATCCCGGGCCAGGCGGTCTACCGACCGTCGGGTACCCACACCTGGCCGTACTGGCAGTTCGAGATGCAGCAGTCCTGGCCGCAGGCGGCCGGCGCGCTCGGTCTGATGAACGACCACCCGGCCTGCAAGGTCGGGTTCCCGAAGGCCTACGAGGCGAACAAGGAACTCCTCGGCGAATGCCTGACACCGGTCTACGGTGTGCCGGGCGGCAAGGCCCAGGACTTCCGCGGCGGGCGGATTATCACCGGTCCGAAGGGGCCGAAGATGGTCGGCGGCGGCATCGGCGGCGAGTACGTCGCCGCCGGCGGGCCGGGTGGCAAGCTGGGTCTGCCGACCAGTGACGAGATGCCCACCCGAGACGGAAAGGGCCGCCTCAACACGTTCGAACACGGCCGGATCGTCTGGACCGCCAAGGACGGTGCGAAGGTCACCAAGTGA
- a CDS encoding alpha/beta hydrolase, with the protein MREAAARPPRAGWARNRAVAAFIAMATVIGLAGVIGGAGDASARIGGTQIGKQEFWVNGCGMPNVKVRAWKRPGNYKTAILLDGMRAQYDYSGWEINTNVQEMVRSGVNVVEPIGGPASFYTNWDAPSNFNNQPYRYMWDCVITNTLVRELDRRGFRVGASRKYAIAGLSSGGNAALVIAAQNRHNFDRAASLSGYNFLNAPGMRTALRLAMFDVDPKPWNIDAMWGPPWSPRWFANDPFMNINRMHGMKVFIGSGNGLFGQYNSLPNVFDDLFKGSTLEVLAFTQAKAFEAAALVQGLPLMTYYSNGTHAWGYWQDMLWNAKNRGFFR; encoded by the coding sequence ATGCGTGAAGCTGCTGCCAGGCCGCCAAGAGCCGGTTGGGCACGAAACCGAGCCGTCGCGGCGTTCATCGCGATGGCGACCGTGATCGGCCTGGCCGGTGTGATCGGCGGTGCCGGTGACGCGAGCGCCCGGATCGGTGGCACCCAGATCGGCAAGCAGGAGTTCTGGGTCAACGGATGCGGCATGCCCAACGTGAAGGTGCGTGCCTGGAAGCGTCCGGGTAACTACAAGACCGCGATCCTGCTCGACGGCATGCGCGCCCAGTACGACTACAGCGGCTGGGAGATCAACACCAACGTCCAGGAGATGGTCCGCTCCGGCGTCAACGTCGTGGAGCCCATCGGTGGACCGGCCAGCTTCTATACCAATTGGGATGCGCCCAGCAACTTCAACAACCAGCCGTACCGCTACATGTGGGACTGCGTCATCACCAATACGCTGGTCCGCGAACTCGACCGGCGCGGTTTCCGCGTCGGCGCCAGCCGCAAGTACGCGATCGCCGGTCTGTCGTCGGGCGGTAACGCCGCGCTCGTGATCGCGGCCCAGAACCGCCACAATTTCGACCGCGCCGCCTCGCTGTCGGGATACAACTTCCTCAATGCGCCCGGTATGCGCACCGCGCTGCGTCTGGCGATGTTCGACGTCGACCCGAAGCCGTGGAACATCGACGCCATGTGGGGTCCGCCCTGGAGCCCGCGCTGGTTCGCCAACGACCCGTTCATGAACATCAACCGCATGCACGGCATGAAGGTGTTCATCGGCTCCGGCAACGGACTGTTCGGTCAGTACAACTCGCTGCCGAACGTGTTCGACGATCTGTTCAAGGGCTCGACCCTGGAGGTCTTGGCATTCACCCAGGCGAAGGCATTCGAAGCCGCCGCCCTCGTGCAGGGTCTGCCGCTGATGACGTACTACTCCAACGGCACCCATGCCTGGGGTTACTGGCAGGACATGCTCTGGAACGCCAAGAACCGCGGGTTCTTCCGCTGA
- a CDS encoding cutinase family protein, producing the protein MNARRSQRRRRRLPKILLFLGLLAALAIVLIVVLVIVLLQPGPPRIPIGPGESTTEPRRPDAQSADCPDVLTLVIPGTWESASDDDPYQPTANPQSLMLRISDAVADEFPDSRTSVYTVPYVAQFRNPTNLADRQRDYDFSRSQGYKRAAGKIIQTNRDCPLTRYVIMGFSQGAVIAGDLASNIGNGRGVLDAADEDLVLGVGLIADGRREYGEQNDIGPSPEGVGAEVALAGMGRLVPGITMTGPRSGGFGELEDRVQSICAPGDLICDSPTVTNPIRAISQLAGAIDNPVHAMYATTDYWALDGASATQWMYGWASDVIDSAPRPAHN; encoded by the coding sequence GTGAACGCACGGAGATCGCAGCGCCGCAGACGGCGACTGCCGAAGATTCTGCTGTTCCTCGGTCTGCTGGCGGCCCTCGCGATCGTCCTGATCGTGGTGCTGGTGATCGTGTTGCTGCAACCCGGACCACCCCGGATTCCCATCGGACCCGGCGAGTCGACCACCGAACCCAGGCGGCCCGACGCCCAGTCGGCCGACTGCCCGGACGTGCTGACCCTGGTCATCCCGGGGACGTGGGAGTCGGCGTCCGACGACGATCCGTACCAACCCACCGCGAACCCGCAGTCGCTGATGTTGCGGATCTCCGACGCGGTGGCCGACGAGTTCCCGGACTCACGCACGAGCGTGTACACCGTGCCCTACGTCGCCCAGTTCCGGAATCCGACCAACCTGGCCGACCGGCAACGCGACTACGACTTCTCCCGCTCGCAGGGATACAAGCGGGCGGCCGGCAAGATCATCCAGACCAACCGGGATTGTCCGTTGACGCGGTACGTGATCATGGGCTTCTCGCAGGGCGCGGTCATCGCCGGCGACCTGGCCAGCAACATCGGCAACGGGCGCGGTGTCCTCGACGCCGCGGATGAGGACCTGGTGCTGGGCGTCGGGCTGATCGCCGACGGCCGACGCGAGTACGGCGAACAGAACGACATCGGGCCATCACCGGAGGGGGTGGGAGCCGAGGTGGCGTTGGCCGGCATGGGCCGGCTCGTGCCCGGCATCACCATGACCGGGCCCCGCTCAGGGGGCTTCGGTGAGCTCGAAGACCGGGTCCAGTCGATCTGCGCGCCCGGTGATCTGATCTGCGATTCGCCGACCGTCACCAACCCGATCCGGGCTATCAGTCAGCTCGCCGGGGCGATCGACAATCCCGTGCACGCGATGTACGCGACCACCGACTACTGGGCACTCGACGGCGCATCGGCCACCCAGTGGATGTACGGGTGGGCGAGCGACGTCATCGACAGTGCGCCCCGACCCGCCCACAACTGA
- a CDS encoding phosphatase PAP2 family protein, translating into MSSESTETPSAPVVLPPATGEVAALLAVQRMAADRSAAVSAARGLSHFGEHSLGWLAIAGVGAAAAWRRDDQPALRRWAEAGVGAFGAHAASVVIKRVVRRRRPHDERIRVGVSTPSKLSFPSSHATSTTAAAILIGRAAGLPPAALPAVLVPPMLLSRLVLGVHYPTDVLAGAAIGAASAAAVTAGDRLFATNVATR; encoded by the coding sequence GTGTCTTCGGAATCGACTGAGACGCCCTCGGCGCCGGTGGTGCTGCCACCGGCGACCGGTGAGGTCGCTGCACTCCTCGCGGTCCAACGCATGGCTGCCGATCGCTCCGCTGCGGTGTCGGCAGCGCGGGGCCTGTCGCACTTCGGCGAACACTCGCTGGGGTGGCTGGCGATCGCCGGTGTCGGTGCGGCCGCCGCCTGGCGACGCGACGATCAGCCGGCCCTGCGGCGGTGGGCCGAGGCCGGCGTCGGTGCGTTCGGTGCGCACGCCGCGTCGGTTGTCATCAAACGGGTGGTCCGGCGCAGGCGTCCGCACGATGAGCGCATCCGCGTCGGGGTGTCCACCCCCAGTAAACTCAGCTTCCCGTCGTCGCACGCCACCTCCACCACTGCCGCCGCCATTCTCATCGGTCGGGCGGCCGGGTTACCGCCGGCGGCCCTGCCTGCGGTACTCGTCCCGCCGATGCTGTTGTCGCGGCTGGTCCTCGGCGTGCACTACCCGACCGACGTGCTCGCCGGAGCGGCCATCGGAGCGGCGAGCGCGGCGGCCGTCACGGCGGGTGACAGACTGTTCGCGACCAACGTCGCTACGAGATGA
- a CDS encoding NAD(P)/FAD-dependent oxidoreductase, which yields MTASVEPQHIVIVGAGFAGFETARRLLRHQRTSTEHPIRVTVISPNDFMLYTPLLPDVAGGLLDPRFVAVPLADSLRGAELIAGHVAAVDLSGRTLEVHNRAGAVETVRFDRLVLTPGSVTRLFDIPGLAEHALGLKTTTEALYLRDRLLEQLELAARETDSAIARARRTVVVVGASYAGAELTAQLRALADEVARQRHFDPQEVRFVLLDMADRVMPEVGEKLSDKVLEVLRSRGIDIRLGTTIDRLTNEVAELSDGTTVATHTVAWAAGVSANPLIESLGLPTEKGRLAVRADLSVPDHPDVFAAGDAAAVPDTTKSDRGAITPPTAQHAVRQGKVLARNVLASIGVGTSTDYRHNDLGLVVDLGPRFAVANPVGVHLSGYAAKAVTRAYHLFSLPRGANRMAVAAAYLGDAVYPRPLVSFGLVDKDEASFARSEGIPVSDGR from the coding sequence ATGACCGCATCAGTCGAACCCCAGCACATCGTCATCGTGGGCGCCGGCTTCGCCGGCTTCGAGACCGCCCGACGTCTATTGCGCCATCAGCGAACGTCCACCGAACATCCGATTCGGGTGACCGTGATCTCGCCGAACGACTTCATGCTGTACACCCCGCTGCTGCCCGACGTCGCAGGCGGGCTGCTCGACCCGCGGTTCGTCGCCGTTCCGCTTGCCGACAGCCTCCGTGGCGCCGAGCTGATCGCCGGCCACGTGGCGGCGGTGGATCTGTCCGGCCGGACGCTCGAGGTGCACAACCGGGCGGGCGCAGTCGAGACGGTGCGCTTCGACCGGCTGGTGCTGACGCCGGGCTCGGTCACCCGGCTGTTCGACATCCCCGGCCTCGCCGAGCACGCCCTCGGCCTCAAGACGACCACCGAGGCCCTCTACCTGCGCGACCGGTTGCTCGAACAGCTGGAGTTGGCCGCACGCGAGACCGATTCGGCCATCGCCCGCGCGCGCCGCACCGTCGTGGTGGTCGGCGCCTCCTACGCCGGCGCCGAGCTGACCGCGCAGCTGCGTGCCCTCGCCGACGAGGTCGCCCGGCAGCGCCATTTCGACCCGCAGGAGGTGCGCTTCGTACTCCTCGACATGGCCGACCGCGTCATGCCCGAGGTGGGCGAGAAGTTGAGCGACAAGGTGCTCGAGGTGTTGCGTTCGCGCGGTATCGACATCCGCCTGGGCACCACCATCGACCGGTTGACCAACGAGGTCGCCGAGCTGAGCGACGGCACCACGGTGGCCACGCACACGGTCGCGTGGGCTGCCGGCGTCAGCGCCAACCCGCTGATCGAGTCTCTCGGATTACCGACCGAGAAGGGCCGGCTGGCGGTGCGCGCCGACCTGTCCGTCCCGGATCACCCCGACGTCTTCGCGGCCGGGGACGCCGCGGCGGTGCCGGACACCACGAAGTCGGACAGGGGTGCCATCACACCCCCGACCGCACAGCACGCGGTGCGACAGGGCAAGGTGCTCGCACGCAACGTGCTCGCCTCGATCGGGGTCGGGACGTCGACGGATTACCGCCACAACGATCTGGGGCTGGTCGTCGATCTGGGACCGCGGTTCGCGGTGGCCAACCCCGTCGGAGTGCACCTGTCCGGCTACGCGGCCAAGGCCGTCACCCGCGCCTACCACCTGTTCTCGTTGCCGCGCGGCGCCAACCGCATGGCGGTGGCAGCCGCCTACCTGGGCGACGCGGTCTACCCGCGCCCGCTGGTGTCCTTCGGACTCGTCGACAAGGACGAGGCGTCGTTCGCGCGCAGCGAGGGCATTCCGGTCTCGGACGGCCGCTGA
- a CDS encoding decaprenyl-phosphate phosphoribosyltransferase, with protein sequence MSEEPIEHEPVLAPPKNLATGLIKAVRPRQWVKNVLVLAAPLAAGSVGESDVLAPVAIAFVAFCLVASSIYLVNDARDVESDRNHPTKRFRPIAAGVVPVPLAYGLAVVLAVASLGISLLANWETAVVIAIYLGIQLGYCFGWKNQPVIDICIVSSGFLLRAIAGGVAAEIELSQWFLLVMAFGSLFMAAGKRYAELQLAERTGAKIRKALQYYTTTYLRFVWTLSATAVVIFYGLWAFDNADTNVAYSVSMVPFTIAILRYAVDIDGGQAGEPEEIALGDRVLQLLAVAWLVCVGVAVYAVS encoded by the coding sequence ATGAGCGAAGAGCCGATCGAGCATGAACCGGTGCTGGCACCGCCGAAGAATCTGGCGACCGGCCTGATCAAGGCGGTCCGCCCCCGGCAATGGGTGAAGAACGTCCTCGTTCTCGCCGCGCCGTTGGCGGCGGGCAGCGTGGGCGAGAGCGATGTGCTCGCGCCCGTCGCGATCGCCTTCGTCGCGTTCTGCCTGGTCGCGTCGTCCATCTATCTGGTCAACGACGCCCGCGACGTCGAATCCGACCGGAACCATCCCACCAAACGGTTCCGCCCGATCGCCGCGGGCGTGGTGCCGGTGCCGCTGGCCTACGGTCTGGCGGTCGTGCTCGCGGTGGCATCGCTGGGGATCTCGCTGCTCGCCAACTGGGAGACGGCGGTCGTCATCGCCATCTACCTCGGCATCCAGCTCGGCTACTGCTTCGGCTGGAAGAACCAGCCGGTCATCGACATCTGCATCGTCTCGTCGGGCTTCCTGCTGCGTGCCATCGCCGGTGGTGTCGCCGCCGAGATCGAGCTGTCGCAGTGGTTCCTGCTGGTGATGGCGTTCGGATCGCTGTTCATGGCCGCCGGCAAGCGGTACGCGGAACTGCAGCTGGCCGAACGCACCGGCGCCAAGATCCGCAAGGCGCTGCAGTACTACACCACCACCTACCTGCGGTTCGTGTGGACCTTGTCGGCGACCGCGGTGGTGATCTTCTACGGCCTCTGGGCGTTCGACAACGCCGACACGAATGTCGCCTACTCCGTGTCGATGGTGCCGTTCACGATCGCGATCCTGCGCTACGCGGTCGACATCGACGGTGGTCAGGCCGGAGAACCCGAAGAGATCGCGCTCGGTGACCGCGTCCTGCAGTTGCTGGCCGTCGCCTGGTTGGTGTGTGTGGGTGTCGCGGTCTATGCGGTCTCCTGA